Genomic DNA from Bombus affinis isolate iyBomAffi1 chromosome 8, iyBomAffi1.2, whole genome shotgun sequence:
tctcctttttccttgtTTTTAAATATTCCTACTTCTTTTTAACAGCATAATATTTCGTTCCTAATTCTCACTTACCTTTCCTTTTCGAATACTTAGCATGCTTGGTAATTTATCATCTTGTATTAACTGGAGAAAAGCCGAtaatatcatatttattaaaTCTGTACTGCTTTTCTTATGATTATTTGCTTCGTTCTCGCCTTCTTGATTTTGTTGTTGTTCGTTAAGCAGAGCCAAAGGATTGTGTAGATCTTCTAGTCTCAATTGGATTATATATAACTGAAATTATAATGGTTCATGTAATAGATGCTTGCAGATAACAAAATAGAACGTTTGCTAATTAAACGGACGAGAGAAAATGCTAATACCCTTTCAATTTCCAGTAACAATTGCCTTGTCCGTTTTGTATCCTTTTGCTGTATTTGAGTAGTTAATTGAGGATCACTATTCGGTACAACATCCATGTCAATGACTTTTCGCGGTGCAATAACACTGGCGAACTGTAATTTTCCCAAAGAATTTTCAAACTGTGCCGGTATATATATGGACCTTGAAAGCGCATGTGGTTGTTCTCGGTCCCTGGAAATAAACGTAATAATGGCGGTGATAAAGAGATCAGGTGGAAACCCCGAAAttgagagaaagaagaagaaacaaagcgaaagagggagagagggagggagggggagagagagagagagagagagagagagagaaagggaaacaatgaaatagaagaaaaagatTCACCTGGAATCTCTATGATaactattattattgttattgttgtgttgttttttatctttttgttCTTGATTTATACTCTGTCTGTTTCTTCTATCGCAGAAAACGATATAGTAATAATCGTCGACATACGGCTCGTTTGTGTTAAGTTGcaataattgaatattaattaacCACTGTTTCTCTCGACTACTCATGAGACCGGCGTATTCATCGTATTCTCCCGAACTTATCACACCATTCATTCCTTGAGAGTGATGATTATAATGATATTGTCGCTGATTATTTCGATCATGGTTACGATGATACtggttatttttaaaaaatggttGATGATTTCCTTGTTGTTCCCCATGATGGAAAGCTCTATTTTGATTTCTTTGATTTCCAGAATGCGAAAAAGaatgttgctgttgctgatgaCCAGTCTGATTGCTAGAGAAAGGAGGTATTATGCTATGGTCGGCTCGTAAAAACGGAGGAGGACATAAATTCGAAAGCGGTGCTTGCTGCAAAAATACGATAGATTTTagtaaagaaaaaaaacttTTCTTACGAAGCTTTTCTTAAAAGCTTTACGTTGAAGTAACTGTCAAGTAAACGATAAAACTTACTGGTGGAAAATTATTGCAAAACGAATTATGAATTGGTTGCCTCTGAGCAGTATGTGAGAGCATCAAATGTGTCGCTAAAGGATATCTTAATACATTTCCAGTTTGATCTATGGAAATAAATGCGTTGGTATTCGTGTTTGTATTTTCCAGATTCGTCTGTGTTAAAATTTAATCATTGCGAAAATGTACTTACTTGGTAACAATCTAGGGTGCTGTAAAAATTGAGGATGATGAAATCTTACGTTTGGAGGTAATACAACAGGATGCGGAGGTGGTATACCCAACCCTGGTGGGAAGCGCGGTGGTGCGGATAAAGATTCAAACAAAAGGGATCCATCGGATTTCTGTTGTTGTTgatgttgttgttgctgctgcgtCTGAACAGGTTTATTTAATCTAGGTGGTGGCCTGTTTGCAATTAATCCCTTTTCTAGTTGTTCAACGGTACAAACATTGGTTAATGGGGATGTTAAACTTAATGGTGGTCGAAGTTTAGGAAGGGATAAGTTGGAAGGACAATCCCATACTCCAGGGCGTGGAATGATACCTTCTTTCTCATCTAGTACCAAGTGGGATAAATTATCTTCAATATCTGTATCAGTTACATTCTGTAACAATAATGATATCATCGTATAAGTATAGTTAGTTTGCCATTCGATATAGATATTTTTTGTAAGAAAAAGATAACGCTCAAAAGCATTTACTTTTTTGTCTAAAGTACTTTGATGATGAGGACGACTGGATTCTGTAATTTCCGCAAGTTTTTCATGGTCTTTCTCCCAATCGCCAATAGTGGCTTCAGAACCAAATGTTTCATCGTTTAGAGCATCATATTCTTCCTCTTCTCCCAAATCATCTTCCTCGAATGGACACCCAAGACCATCCTCTAAACTGTTATTCTGTATAAATGAGAGAAAACaaggtaaataaaataaaataaactaaaaagACACGTTACTACGAGTAAACTATCGTGGATAAAAATCAATTCTTTCGGGCGCGAGATAGACCAAATTTCGATAGGATAATGAGATAAAGATACGCGAGTAGTAGGAAACTATTCAATGATCATTCGTTTTCCTGGCATTGCTGAAACGATAGGCATAGGAGTCGTCGAACGGAAAACTAGAACGAaacaaagtaaaagaaaaattaggataataataattaatacgaaGACGGTAGTGTTAATGACCTTTGAAGGGATCAAACATTGACGAGGTTATGCGACGTACCTCCATAACGACTCGAGGAGGTACTGATATCTACTACGTACTTTAGAAACGATATACGTACGCATAAAGAAATAATATGCGAATtcaaaatattagaaatttggTAAACAGACTTTGCCGATTCATATATTGTAAATAAGATACTGGCTATCGAGGAACTACACGAACACTGTTCAATTCTTTTTACTCCGGGGAAACCACGACGCGATTCTTAGCGAAAAAGTCGTGTACAATCTCGTACTTTCGTCGCGCTGTTTTCCACTCTTTTCAAATAGAGTTGGGAATGTAAGGTCCATCCAACAGAAAAAGGCTTACTTACTGCAAGCGACGTATCAAAACCGAAAAAGAAGTCTGCCATTTGTTGAAATTAAATGTGCAAAATGACATGTTCTGACCAAACGTCAAGCGATACGAAATGCATCAGCTGTCATGGCGGTTATACTGTATAAATTCACAGCTGTATTCTAGATGTCGCGGTTGTTCCTAGAAAAGCCATAGAATATTTACTACTTTGTGGCTAGAAGCTAGAACTAGACCAATGGGAAGATCATATCAAATTTTGCGAATTTGAAACGCTTGAATCAGCCGAAATAGGAACGTATCGCAACGCGAGTAGTGGCATAATCGCCATCAAGAATGCGAAGGATATCGAGGCGCTTCTAGACTACGTGTGCATACGGTATTTATTACGCTAGTTATTTGCGCTCGATTATTTACTTTCAATAATTCGAATAATAGTTTGAATGACACAAAAAAAGGGgagaattatattaaaaaagacGAATGAATTGAATGTGCATTTTTATTGCCATCAAGTCTTTTTGAATCGTGCTAATATTCTTTAAATTTCTTCATCCTAATTTAAACGTTGAACGATGATCCACGCGTTAAAGAACATTAAGTCTAATCGCTTAATTGGCAGACTGTGCAAGCTCGATACTCCGTATACccggaaaatttgaaatataataggGTAACGTGTACGCTCATATGCACCTTCGGGCTCGGGACATAGGAGTGGGCGCGCTTGCATTTGCGCGTGCGTGTGCGCCTGCGTTTGCACTCGTGCGAAACGTTAACGATGAACGGCGAACGTTATCGAAGAGCGCGCGCGTTATCGAGCTCGAAAACGAAATCGCAAGTACTTAAGTAAGTAGATGCAATCAAAGTATCGCCAGGTTTAAACGCTGCTAGTGACATGACAGTCGTCCAACGTGGCTAGACTGCTGGCTCTTAACGACGCCAGACTCAAGGAACTGTGATTCAAAGTATTCATGCCGTGAGGATCTTCGCAATGCAGGTACAATCGTGAACTAACGGACTTGTGACAGTCGGGGCACAgacgtttcttctttttgtcgCGTTTCTTCAAGATATCGTACGCACACCTGTAAATGACACGGGTGCGGTCTAAATTAGTGAGAACGACTCGAACGAAAGGGAAGAAGGAAATTTACGTTTTCGATTTCGCTTCACCTGGCATGCAGTATATGAGAGCAAGGCAGCGCTTCCAAGGAATCGGCTTCGAGGCCGAAAGGCTCGTTGCAGCCACCGCATCGCAATTCTAAATCTTCTTCCATTGCCGTCGCTAGTCTCTCGTGATGAGCCTTCTGCTCTTCGTCTCCGAGAGAACCGTAAATTCGCGAGAGCCTCGATCTCACGGTTCTTACAAGGAACTACGTTCCAGGAAAAGGACGAGAACGGTGGCATATGGTGGGACGAGGGTTGGAACGGGAGTAGAAAGAAACAGAAGCGAGTTGATCAGTGAAAAGTAAAAGACCCAAGAGACAAAGATGGAAGATCTCTTACCTTCGCACCGACCGACCCAGCTACTTCGAGCAGCCTGGTGTTGAATTCGAGTGGACGACAGTTGCATATTTTGTGTTGGAGTCGAAGAGCCTCGAGACACCTCGCGGCACCGTCCATAGCTTCCATTTGACAGAGTCGATCTCCGGTCGCTGCCGCGGAACCCATCGCGCTCTCGTACTGTCGGAATGCTTTCTACGACCGATTCGATACGTAACACGCAACTACGTGTACCTATTCCGTTTGTTTACGTGGCAACGATAATTCGTTCTTCCGCTTTTCATACATTTTACACGTACTTACATTTATGTCGGATTTTTTCCTATAAATATCTCCCATTATTCGTATACTTCTGGCGTAGCTAGCCTGATCTCCAGAAACAAGGGACAGTCGCGTTGCCTCCTACGAGATAAACAATGAAAATTAGAAGCGGATATCGGATAGATACACGGACGATAGTGGATCGATGAAGGTCAGGAAGATCTAGTTTTACCGCCTACCGAACAGTAATCGTGGGCGTCGCCGAGTTCTCCTTTTTTTCGAAGCGCCGCTGCCATTTGAAGGAGAGCCGCCCTATGATGTCGGGAGTTTAAGTCGCCTAGCTGTAAACTTCTCGATAGGTCGTACGCTCTAGCCGCGTACCTGGCGCTCTTGTCGGCGTCGTGTAATCTGCAGAACAGCTCTGACAATCCCACGTATACCTGCGAATCGATAAATACGAGGTACACAGAGACGCACGCACGTACAGACACACCAGCATCTTGCGTCGTAGCTATCGAATTTTCAATTGCTTACCTGTAATTCCAACGACGGGTCCTGAATCGAGTGAGCAATTTTATGAGCTCTTTGAAAAGCTTCCAAAGCTTTGCAAAATCCTGCTAATTCCAAGTGAACTCTGCCTACGGTCAGATGGACCAATCCAGCAGTCGCGCACTGGTCGCATTCATTGTACAAGCTGCGAGGTAACGTACAGATAGAATAATATCGTTCATATCCTTGTCGAGTCGACGAATCGATCAATGACGAAAAAACTCGAGAATCGAAAGAGATTCGAAGGATTACTTATGGTACTTATAGCGAATACCAAGAAAGAGATGGGTACCTATGTCTGGCATAATCCAAGGCCCTATCGAGCGCGCCCAATCTCTCGTGCGCTCTTGCCAGATTTAAGTACGCTTCTGCCCGCATGTTCGGCGAATCCAATTCCTCGGAAATGCACAACTGTTTGTGCCCGAAATCGATGCTATCTCTGAAAGTACATCAATGTGTACGATGAGGTGTACGTTATCGCGCGTATCGTATCGTTATTGCTCTCGCTCTCGCGTTGATTCTACTCGATCAAGGTCGAGAGTTCCATTCGCGGAGCGTGTAAGAGAAACGGAAGGAAGATCGTAAGTGGCGAGAGAGTGGAAGTGCGCCGAATGCCCTTTTAGCGGAGAACGCGCGTAACGAGCATCCAAGAGCAATAGCGAACACTTTGGTCGGTTGTATGGCTGTTTTTTTTCTCGCATCTGGCTTCCGACGCCTCGCCTCTCGTTTCCGGAGAGACCAACGAAACAGCTTGATTTCCATGTCAAggattttcgaacgttttcgaaGTATCGCGACGACTTACCAACTAAATACCGTCTCTTGCTTACAGACTCTCTATTAAGCTCTTTTCTCTTCCTGGTTCGTAGTTACAAGGCTGACATAAAGCTACAAGGCTGACAGTGCCTCTCCATAACGGTGAAGTGGGTTGAACAGCCTGGATAACGGGTGCCTTTCGGCGAAACAACCCGACTCGTTTCCCTCTTTTCATTCATCTTTCCTCCTCCTCATCCGACTCTCGTTCTTCCTCCCTCTTTTCCTGCCGTCTCGTTTCCCACCCCCGTTTCCATTTACTTCGATATCGGTACTACTCGTTCGGAATGCAGGGCATATTTCGACTCGAATAACATACAACGAAACGTTTCAGAACAACGTTCGAAGCTTTCGAAGGAAGAAGAGAGACACTAGACGTTATAGAAGGTAGGTGGAAGCGTGGATGGATTCCGTTCGATCTTTAAATACGTACCTATACTTGCCCCAATCCATATAGGCTTGATACAGATAGCCGAGAAGAGCGAACTTATCCTCTCGTTGCCTGATGTTCTTCAATGCACCCCTCCATTTGCGAACGGCAGCCTGCTGTTTGTGAGCGCGATACAGCTTCAAGCCTTGTTCCACCTGAAACAAGCGAAATCATCGCGGAATGCGGAAATTCGTATTCGTTTGGCGGAGTAGCGGTTATTCGCGGCTGCGCTCGCACCACCACCGGAAACAAAATCGTTCGCGTTACGCGTTCCAAGCTCCGTTTCGTTGTAGCGTCGCGCGTAACATCGCTAAGCTAAAGCGACGAGGGAGAAGGTCGTATCGATTCGGCCTTGAACTTCCTCCACCGGTGGTTTAAGATCCGCCGATCCCGTGTAACATAAATAGCGCACGGTCGACCTCGACGATACCGGAGGGAGCAAAGCGATCAGACTGCAACGCGGCAACGTGTAAACGCAACGCGACTAACACGCTCCACGAGTTTAAGCGTTTTAAACGTTTTTCCGATCAACCGGAAACCCTTTCCTTCCTGACTTATTTCTCCCCTTTCTCCGCTGTCACCTCTCTTTCCCTTCTCATCTCCTCTCCTCTCTTTGCTTCGCTTCGCTTTCGTTCTATGGCCATTGCAATTGCGCGATCGTTGGATATACGTCGCAAGTATGCGAGAACACGAATATACACGGATCGATTTTACGGCTAGCGTGACTGGCGATCACCGTCGCGTGCACCTCGTTCGCGTTCTCGACAATGACCGTGAGCGAGAGATTGGCGGAAGGGGCCAAAGGGACATGCAGATAGGAGGGAAAGGGGAGAAGAAAGAGGCGACGGTCGCGTGGCGGTCTCGAATAGCGATAAAAAGTCGCGGTTGCTCGGAGATAGAAAATTTGCCATGTTTTACCCGTCTCCGAGCCATGTGCTGGTCCAAGCGACGTCTGCAGCCTATCAGACATTCCCAGAGACCAGAGCCGGACCTGCCGTTCTGGTAATGGCCGTTTCCGTTCGAATTCTGATGACGATAGTCGTCTTCGGTGAATTCGCAGACGTCCAGCGGATGCCTCGACCCGTCCGGACTTCCTAGCAGAGCGGTTGCGGAGAGTTGATGACTGGCCGGTCCGCTGTAAATTTCCAGCAACGATTCAGAGCGTCGTTCAACTCGTCTAGCGTATCGTTGTTTTGCGATTCGCGGACCAAGCGTACGACCGCGTCGAGATCGAGGATCGTGCCTCTGTCACGCGGTTACCGGAGACAGTTTGGCGTCGTTCCAGCTATCGTGTCTCGATTTTCTTACCGCCAACGCCTATCTACGTTTCGGATCAACGTACCACTGCATTGCGACCCTTAGCCCTTTTTATCTTCCAGCTACTACTATCTTGGAACGCGATCGCGATTGCATCGTCGGCCGAACGAAGTCGACGTACGAGCGTACGACGTATCTCAttgacgcgacgcgacgcgatgcTTCCCTATTGGTTGTAGCAgccgcagcagcagcagcaacaacaacaacaacaacaacaacaacagttACGGCTACGGCGGTTGTCAGCGTTGAAGTAGCGCGCGTGTCCGATCGCGAAATTCCGTTTGCCAGCTTGAGACGAACGACCTGTGTGCTAGTCACCGTGGGCGAGGCACCTGTGACCTCTTTTCCTGACCTATATACCAACTTGCCGAGTACTGCCGCGGTACCGCGACAATTGCCCCTCCCCTCCCCTTCCGTTCCGTTTCCTTCCGCGTTTCGACTCTCCGGAGAGAAAGCCGGAACCTATTTCGAGCGAGCAAACGAACCGTTTACTCGTACTTGCCGTTCCAACGAGTTTTTCGCCCGGGTCGATACTTGCCCGAGGTAATCTCTCGAAGAGACAGATTCCCACGACATGATTGCTTTTGTTTTTCCTCGTTATTTCGTCCTCCGGTATGGGTATTCCGATACTCTCAGACAACAAGAGCATATCAACTTCCCCCGTCGGCAGCGGCATTGCTCCGACGATGCTCGCGAGTCGTCGTCCCGAAACGGCACAACATATCCCTCTCGTTACGTCGTACCGACGCTCGATGTGCCATCACGAGTGTACGTCTCGTCGCCTCCACTCTTTCGGTCTCGTCGTTCGGATCTCGATTCGACGAAACGTTCGAGGAAGGAAATTCACGACTGGTCGGCGTCGGTGCCGATCAAACAGAAATTAGTTTTGAGGTAGCTTCTTTTAGCGACGCATCCGTTATACTTGAGTTTGGACGAGTTGTTTTTGCGTGTCGACGGAGTAAATTCATTCGCGCGATTCGGAAAAATAGAGTTTCTGCTTTCGCGAGTCTTTGTACTTGCGTTTAATTGAGCATCGCGCGAGAGAGCTTGCTTTCCGAGAGTTTGTCCAGAAGGAAATGAAAGAACTTTACGGTAACGACCAGAGAGAAAAGGATGGATAGATGgaggatagagagagagagagagagagagagagagagagagagagagagaaagagagggagagaaagagaggggagTGGAGAGGGGAGAGTGGTAAAGGGAAAGAACAGAGGAAAGGAAGAGAGATTGAAACGAGAAGAATTAGGCCACAGGGGTGGGTGGTAAGTATCGCGGAATGGGATGTATTCGACGAGTGCCAGGAATCGAGCCACGCGTAAAGGGACCGACTATCAAGCGGTAAATAATTAACGTTCTggcaatttattttcaattcgATTATCTTCGTACGGCCCGATCGACCGTATCTTTCCCATCGAGCGATATCTCGGAAGGTCACGACTCTCGCGCTTTACTATACTATATACTTGACTCTTTGTGTTTCGCACGCTTCGAGCGTTTTATTCCCCCTTCTATTCAAATTGATTATCGTTAAACGCATAACATTCTATAATCTTTAATGTAGTAACGAGACATGTACATAGATAAATTGACGCGCGCCGCTGATCTTCGCGTACGTACTGAGAACCGGAGCACgcgttgtgtgtgtgtgtatgtatgtctGTATGTGtataacatatatgtatgtatgtatagatACGTAACAACTATTTGGTATCGAACACAATGGTACTAAAGATAAAGGTAGAACACGACCGAAAAGGTTCGGTCGTAACGCGTCGCGTTGTTAACTCGTTCGTTTCATCGTCCGAGAACGTCGCGTCGTGTCACTTGCTCGATCTCGATCGACGACGCGCGATGCGTCGCAACGAGCTACGTAATCCACACGGCGTATTTCTTTTACGATGATCAGGTTCTTTCGTTACAGTTTTCCTCAGGTGATTTTTTGATCATCGGttcgttcgtttcttttcttcatttttcgtCATCTTCTGTCTCGTCCTGCGAAGGCCGATCGAAAGTTGGTCGTACGCACGCACGCGCACTCACACACACACGTACATCTGACTCGAAACTTCAGACAGTCGAAATGGCAAAAGATTCGCGCGGGACCGAAGATTATTCCTCTTATTCGCGGCGATCGACGCTGTGACGCCTACCACGACGCAGTCACGAGCTTGGTAAACGCAATCTTGATACCGATCGTCGTAACAAGGGAAAACTCAAAGCGGTTTTGGATCAAAGCATCGAACGAGAGACTTCGAAACGAAGGAGCCGATTTGAAATCGTAACGGTAATCGTAATGGCGACCGAGATCGGTAGAGAGAAGGTAGCCGTCGATGACGATTTTTAGCGGCGATTCGGGGACGAGGAGAACTTGGCTTTCGAATCTGCCGCTCGTTCCAAACCGAAAGGTCGTACACGTTCGGGATCGAAACGCGTTCTGCGGCGTTTCGGTTTCGTAAAGTCAGTAGCGGCAACGATCTCGTCCGGATCAACACGGTCTCCAAATGTATCGTAGTCCGACACGGTTTTTCCCCGTGTCCTCGACCGAATCTCCCTCTTATTCTCCTTCGCGACTTGTCTCGTTCCTTCTTCTGCCTTTTTCTCGTCGCTCGTCACACGCCACTCTCGCCACCTCTTCTTTCTTATTTCTCCCTCTCGTTGGCTCGTCTCGTGTCGTGTCGTCACGCAATCTCGAGAGATATCTGTTGGACGATCTCGAACAGCGTCGAGAGCGCGCGTCGCGCTTTACATCGACGTACGAGATGCTCCGAGGAGCTCGGAAATTCGGTCGAATCGTTCCGGATCACGACCGGATCCGTCGTTCGACCGTTCCCGAACCGTCGGGAAGATATCGTCCCCTGTTGTTACCTCGTGTACGCGAAAAGCCTCCTCGCGAAAATCAACCGGCAATGGTCGGGGTAGAACTGTCGCGCCCGAGCCGCAGCAGCCCGCAACACACGACCCGACCGATTCTCTCTTCTCCTTCCCAACCACCTCTCACCCCTTCGCAAACCCCTCGCAAACCCCTCGCAAAACCcctcttctctcctctctcctctctctctcttcttccacCCCCGACTTGTCctctcttctcctctcttcTCCTCTCAACCACTCCGCTTCCAATCCGCCTCTCACCAACACTCCCCGCCGTTGCTCACCTCACCTCACCTCACCTCACCCCTCTGCCACGCTTTCCAACACCACCCTACCCTCTTCGCCTCGCCACCCTCGCACTGTGCTCTTGCTTTTCTCCTCACCTCCTGCCGCATCGCCCTGCCACGTTTTACCTCGCCTCTCCTTTCCACCGATCATTGCCATTCCCTCCTGCAACCCCCTGTTCTATTCTGTCCTCTTTCTCCTCCTCTACACGGGTACATatgcacacacacatacacacacatatactaATGCGCGATGGAGCACACGGGAACGGAATCTCTTCCGTATCCGGCAATGGCCCATCCCTACGTGCTTTCCGTTCTTCCACCTTCGTTGTAGCTACCAACAATTCCTATCCGATCTTCCCCTCTCGTAGCTAGAGATTCGTCGCGCGTTTCGGCGGTTCACCAAATCGACCTTTTATTCGATTCCTTTCTCAGGATACGCGGACAGATCGAACCGACGTGAATCGCACGAAAAATCTGcttccgctcgctcgaataaaGGAGCCGAAACACACGAACGAGAAGATATGAAATCGCGAGCGCGCGCGCGCCAATCTTCCAACTTGACCCGCGTTTTCCTAAAAATGGGCGAGGCATTGCCCTTTCCTGAACTTTCAGCTTTGCCGGATGAGATATCCCAGCCAACCGAATCCTGAAAGGAGAAGAGAGTGACCCGTTTTTCGTCTCGCTTCTCCCATCCGGATCGTTTGCCTTGCGCGCGATTCTCCCTCTTCGTTTTCGACACGATCGTCTCCGAGTCGTTCCGAGATTTCACGACAATCGTGCCGTTCACGGGGGTGCGATACAGCACCACCACCCCTGCTACGCGTGTCAAACTTTCTCTTCGTGCTTAGCTACTTAACTATCCACATATACatacgcacacacacacatacacacacatgtgTTACCTCGACTCGGATACGCGCCTCTACACGCGTCGGCGTCGGACGCCCTTACCCGCCACGGCCATCGAAATCACGCGTCGTTCTCACTGATCGTGTAGGATCGATAGCGAATCGACCGGAAAGATTAAGATTTTCGCGTTCTCGCGAAACGGAAAAATTTTTCCAGACAATCGGTCGTTGATCTATCGCGAAGGACGCGACGAAGTCGAGACGCTCGTCTCCCTTGTCTCGTCCGTTTTGAATCGTTACGATACCTCGCGATCCTGTTTTATAAAATGTCGCCTGTAACTCGCGCGGTCCCTTGCCGCGATGTCGTTTCGCTATCTAGGTAAAGAGGTTACCGGTTCAAGGTCGATCCTAGTCATTCGTAGAATGTAGCTAGCGCGTTCGTGTTCGCCGCGTCGCTCTCGCCACCGACTCCAAAGTTTccgtttcttttcctctttctcgaCCTTCGAACGGTCGATCGTTCGTTCTCGTCGATTCTTTTGCTTCTGTTCGATTACACGCGAATTAATTTCTCGTCGTTCGTTTCGAGGAGTTCTCTGGACTCTGAAGAAGCTTTATTCGTTCGATACGCTCAATGTAGTTCGAGGGGAGGAGAAAGTCGATCGCGTCCGTCGCGTCGCCTCGCGTCGTCTCGCGATGTTTATACCGTATTAACGGTAACCTGCACTTTGAATTCCAGGCGGGGTCAAAGCGTGGTAATTTCGGTCGACGATTCGATCGACGAGGAGAGTCGATAATGGAGCACGCGGAACGAAATTTGAGAAAGTTGGATCGAGTTGGAGGCGAGCGTGTTCCGCGCGACTATAGAACAACGTCGAGCAGCGGAGATTTCGGCGTTGCGACGCCGATCGCGAACAGGAGGATGGATCGTCGAGAGGAAAGCGACGATGGAGGCAGCGATTGGCGACGCGAGAACGAGTTCGGATGGAAAATGGAAAGATTCGAAACGCGGTATCGGCGGTT
This window encodes:
- the LOC126919224 gene encoding protein PAT1 homolog 1 isoform X1 yields the protein MADFFFGFDTSLANNSLEDGLGCPFEEDDLGEEEEYDALNDETFGSEATIGDWEKDHEKLAEITESSRPHHQSTLDKKNVTDTDIEDNLSHLVLDEKEGIIPRPGVWDCPSNLSLPKLRPPLSLTSPLTNVCTVEQLEKGLIANRPPPRLNKPVQTQQQQQHQQQQKSDGSLLFESLSAPPRFPPGLGIPPPHPVVLPPNVRFHHPQFLQHPRLLPNQTGNVLRYPLATHLMLSHTAQRQPIHNSFCNNFPPQAPLSNLCPPPFLRADHSIIPPFSSNQTGHQQQQHSFSHSGNQRNQNRAFHHGEQQGNHQPFFKNNQYHRNHDRNNQRQYHYNHHSQGMNGVISSGEYDEYAGLMSSREKQWLINIQLLQLNTNEPYVDDYYYIVFCDRRNRQSINQEQKDKKQHNNNNNNSYHRDSRDREQPHALSRSIYIPAQFENSLGKLQFASVIAPRKVIDMDVVPNSDPQLTTQIQQKDTKRTRQLLLEIERLYIIQLRLEDLHNPLALLNEQQQNQEGENEANNHKKSSTDLINMILSAFLQLIQDDKLPSMLSIRKGKTLLLRFFPYLNVTEHRNQLEEIWNVIFRGLAMIGRRDSHLLMNLHSEFQRWFDTVHNFGTILRLARSLSDSASQPIKNNSLAFALTNKFGVSVIASMFEQAEKLYTTDDSSSSDWSSFITNIIEIIGETPPCVAPCRPIAANTLNQHLNRLSHLKCGRYTTLELLLTDANPSR
- the LOC126919676 gene encoding 43 kDa receptor-associated protein of the synapse homolog, with the translated sequence QRHDPRSRRGRTLGPRIAKQRYARRVERRSESLLEIYSGPASHQLSATALLGSPDGSRHPLDVCEFTEDDYRHQNSNGNGHYQNGRSGSGLWECLIGCRRRLDQHMARRRVEQGLKLYRAHKQQAAVRKWRGALKNIRQREDKFALLGYLYQAYMDWGKYRDSIDFGHKQLCISEELDSPNMRAEAYLNLARAHERLGALDRALDYARHSLYNECDQCATAGLVHLTVGRVHLELAGFCKALEAFQRAHKIAHSIQDPSLELQVYVGLSELFCRLHDADKSARYAARAYDLSRSLQLGDLNSRHHRAALLQMAAALRKKGELGDAHDYCSEATRLSLVSGDQASYARSIRIMGDIYRKKSDINKAFRQYESAMGSAAATGDRLCQMEAMDGAARCLEALRLQHKICNCRPLEFNTRLLEVAGSVGAKFLVRTVRSRLSRIYGSLGDEEQKAHHERLATAMEEDLELRCGGCNEPFGLEADSLEALPCSHILHARCAYDILKKRDKKKKRLCPDCHKSVSSRLYLHCEDPHGMNTLNHSSLSLASLRASSLATLDDCHVTSSV
- the LOC126919224 gene encoding protein PAT1 homolog 1 isoform X2, which codes for MADFFFGFDTSLANNSLEDGLGCPFEEDDLGEEEEYDALNDETFGSEATIGDWEKDHEKLAEITESSRPHHQSTLDKKNVTDTDIEDNLSHLVLDEKEGIIPRPGVWDCPSNLSLPKLRPPLSLTSPLTNVCTVEQLEKGLIANRPPPRLNKPVQTQQQQQHQQQQKSDGSLLFESLSAPPRFPPGLGIPPPHPVVLPPNTNLENTNTNTNAFISIDQTGNVLRYPLATHLMLSHTAQRQPIHNSFCNNFPPQAPLSNLCPPPFLRADHSIIPPFSSNQTGHQQQQHSFSHSGNQRNQNRAFHHGEQQGNHQPFFKNNQYHRNHDRNNQRQYHYNHHSQGMNGVISSGEYDEYAGLMSSREKQWLINIQLLQLNTNEPYVDDYYYIVFCDRRNRQSINQEQKDKKQHNNNNNNSYHRDSRDREQPHALSRSIYIPAQFENSLGKLQFASVIAPRKVIDMDVVPNSDPQLTTQIQQKDTKRTRQLLLEIERLYIIQLRLEDLHNPLALLNEQQQNQEGENEANNHKKSSTDLINMILSAFLQLIQDDKLPSMLSIRKGKTLLLRFFPYLNVTEHRNQLEEIWNVIFRGLAMIGRRDSHLLMNLHSEFQRWFDTVHNFGTILRLARSLSDSASQPIKNNSLAFALTNKFGVSVIASMFEQAEKLYTTDDSSSSDWSSFITNIIEIIGETPPCVAPCRPIAANTLNQHLNRLSHLKCGRYTTLELLLTDANPSR
- the LOC126919224 gene encoding protein PAT1 homolog 1 isoform X3, whose product is MENNSLEDGLGCPFEEDDLGEEEEYDALNDETFGSEATIGDWEKDHEKLAEITESSRPHHQSTLDKKNVTDTDIEDNLSHLVLDEKEGIIPRPGVWDCPSNLSLPKLRPPLSLTSPLTNVCTVEQLEKGLIANRPPPRLNKPVQTQQQQQHQQQQKSDGSLLFESLSAPPRFPPGLGIPPPHPVVLPPNVRFHHPQFLQHPRLLPNQTGNVLRYPLATHLMLSHTAQRQPIHNSFCNNFPPQAPLSNLCPPPFLRADHSIIPPFSSNQTGHQQQQHSFSHSGNQRNQNRAFHHGEQQGNHQPFFKNNQYHRNHDRNNQRQYHYNHHSQGMNGVISSGEYDEYAGLMSSREKQWLINIQLLQLNTNEPYVDDYYYIVFCDRRNRQSINQEQKDKKQHNNNNNNSYHRDSRDREQPHALSRSIYIPAQFENSLGKLQFASVIAPRKVIDMDVVPNSDPQLTTQIQQKDTKRTRQLLLEIERLYIIQLRLEDLHNPLALLNEQQQNQEGENEANNHKKSSTDLINMILSAFLQLIQDDKLPSMLSIRKGKTLLLRFFPYLNVTEHRNQLEEIWNVIFRGLAMIGRRDSHLLMNLHSEFQRWFDTVHNFGTILRLARSLSDSASQPIKNNSLAFALTNKFGVSVIASMFEQAEKLYTTDDSSSSDWSSFITNIIEIIGETPPCVAPCRPIAANTLNQHLNRLSHLKCGRYTTLELLLTDANPSR